The following are encoded in a window of Flavobacterium cupriresistens genomic DNA:
- a CDS encoding C45 family autoproteolytic acyltransferase/hydolase → MKSRRILLFFIGISMLLTSCGISKSKHHLPDVASYNATKPVVTKQSDSAFVSGRNSFLKNKQGLWELYVEGDPLEIGLSTGALTDSLLKKQEQIFFSRIEDIVPSKFQQNLLRNFLKWYNRKLYLNVPNEYQAEIYGISQYTSHTFDNLAPQYQRNLYLHGAHDIGHALQDLALVGCSSFAAWNEKSEDGNLILGRNFDFYVNEAFAENKIVAFINPKEGYPFMMVTWPGMIGAVSGMNKEGLTVTINAGKSKIPLSAKTPISILTREILQHAQNIEEAIAIVKKRNVFVSESIMVGSAHDNKAILIEVSPKKMDVYDVPNSDQLICSNHFQSAAFKDDKRNQFQIANSHSEYRFERMQELLSQNTKINPQIASEILRNKEGLQNSTLGYGNEKALNQLMAHHGIIFKPKEKTVWISANPYQLGEFVCYNLDSVFKERKTNPLLSFEEENRNIAKDPFLQTTAFKNYKKFKTEDHKIDVYLKNKTKIPFDFIQQYQSLNPDYWVVYYKAGLYFYQKKYFRLAQENFEKALTKEVTTVPQKLAIEKYLKKLKRK, encoded by the coding sequence ATGAAAAGCAGAAGAATACTTCTTTTCTTTATCGGTATTTCGATGCTGCTAACTTCTTGTGGTATCTCAAAATCAAAACATCATTTACCTGATGTTGCCAGTTATAATGCAACAAAACCGGTAGTGACAAAACAATCGGACAGCGCTTTTGTGTCCGGAAGAAATTCGTTTTTAAAAAATAAACAAGGTCTTTGGGAATTGTATGTCGAAGGAGATCCGCTTGAAATCGGTCTTAGCACCGGTGCTTTAACAGATTCCCTTTTAAAAAAACAGGAGCAGATTTTTTTCTCGCGAATTGAAGATATTGTTCCCTCTAAATTCCAGCAAAACTTGCTTCGTAATTTTCTAAAATGGTACAATCGAAAATTATATCTCAATGTTCCTAACGAATATCAGGCCGAAATCTATGGTATTTCGCAATATACTTCACATACTTTTGACAATCTGGCGCCACAATATCAACGCAATTTGTACCTGCATGGAGCACACGATATTGGCCATGCTCTACAAGATTTGGCCTTGGTCGGTTGTTCCTCTTTTGCTGCCTGGAATGAAAAATCGGAAGACGGAAATCTGATTTTAGGACGCAATTTTGATTTTTATGTCAATGAGGCTTTCGCAGAAAATAAAATAGTTGCCTTTATTAATCCAAAAGAAGGATATCCTTTTATGATGGTAACCTGGCCCGGAATGATTGGGGCAGTTTCGGGAATGAATAAAGAAGGACTTACCGTAACCATAAATGCCGGAAAATCGAAAATTCCTTTGAGCGCCAAAACACCAATTTCTATTCTAACCAGAGAGATTTTACAACACGCACAAAACATAGAGGAAGCCATTGCAATTGTCAAAAAGAGAAACGTATTTGTTTCCGAATCCATCATGGTTGGAAGTGCACACGATAACAAAGCTATTCTAATCGAAGTCTCACCCAAAAAAATGGATGTGTACGATGTTCCCAACAGTGATCAATTAATTTGTTCCAATCATTTTCAGAGTGCTGCTTTTAAAGATGATAAACGAAATCAATTTCAAATTGCCAACAGTCACTCGGAATATCGTTTTGAAAGAATGCAGGAACTCCTTAGTCAAAACACAAAAATTAACCCTCAAATTGCTTCCGAAATCCTCAGAAACAAAGAAGGTTTACAAAATAGTACCTTGGGTTATGGCAATGAAAAAGCGCTAAATCAGCTGATGGCGCATCACGGAATTATTTTCAAACCGAAAGAAAAAACGGTTTGGATTTCAGCAAATCCCTATCAATTAGGCGAGTTTGTCTGTTACAATTTAGATTCTGTTTTTAAAGAACGGAAAACAAATCCTCTTCTTTCGTTTGAAGAAGAAAACCGGAACATCGCCAAAGATCCTTTTTTACAAACAACAGCCTTCAAAAACTATAAAAAGTTCAAAACTGAAGATCATAAAATAGATGTATACCTAAAAAATAAAACAAAAATTCCTTTTGATTTTATTCAACAATATCAATCATTAAACCCTGATTATTGGGTTGTGTATTATAAAGCAGGGTTGTATTTTTACCAAAAGAAATACTTTAGACTTGCGCAGGAAAACTTTGAGAAAGCATTGACCAAAGAAGTCACAACAGTTCCTCAAAAACTGGCAATTGAAAAATATTTAAAAAAACTCAAAAGAAAATGA
- a CDS encoding phytoene desaturase family protein: MKEHYDVVIVGSGLGGLVSSIILAKEGYSVCVLEKNNQYGGNLQTFVRDKTIFDTGIHYIGGLSEGQNLHKYFKYLGIIDHLKLKKMDENGFDMISFEDDQNEYPHAQGYDNFVKQLETYFPEEKTNIENYCDKLRTICDSFPLYNLEWGGKYDNAILELNAKATIEEFTQNEKLRAVLSGSNFLYAGIADKSPFYVHALSVNSYIQSSWRCINGGSQITKQLLKQLKKHGGEFYKHKEVIHFPVENNKVTSVKMKDGTEVSGTYFISNIEPKTTLKMVGEENFRKSFYSRIQSLEGVISAFSLYIVFKPKSFKYINHNYYHFKNSQEVWTAHEYDENSWPKAYMASMNASAKEEEWADGMTFITYMKYDDVSPWVDTHNTIVDKKDRGESYEEFKTRKAAAFLDQIEKKFTGIKDCIQSVHTSTPLSYRDYIGGDKGNMYGYVKDSNSPMKTLIASKTKLDNLYLTGQSINMHGVLGVTIGAVVTCSEIVGKEYLVDKINQESE; the protein is encoded by the coding sequence ATGAAAGAGCATTACGACGTCGTAATTGTAGGAAGCGGTTTAGGCGGTTTAGTTTCGTCTATAATCCTGGCGAAAGAAGGCTATAGCGTTTGTGTGCTGGAAAAAAACAATCAATATGGCGGAAATCTGCAGACTTTTGTGCGCGATAAAACCATTTTTGATACCGGAATTCATTATATCGGAGGTCTGAGTGAAGGGCAAAATCTGCACAAATATTTTAAATATCTAGGGATAATTGACCATTTGAAATTAAAAAAAATGGACGAAAATGGTTTTGATATGATCTCATTTGAAGACGATCAAAACGAATATCCACATGCCCAAGGGTATGATAATTTTGTAAAACAATTAGAAACCTATTTCCCCGAAGAGAAAACCAACATTGAAAATTATTGCGATAAACTAAGAACTATCTGCGATTCTTTCCCACTTTATAATCTGGAATGGGGAGGCAAATATGACAATGCCATTTTAGAACTAAATGCGAAGGCAACCATAGAAGAATTTACACAAAACGAAAAGTTAAGAGCCGTTTTGAGTGGTTCGAATTTTCTGTATGCCGGAATTGCAGACAAATCTCCTTTTTATGTGCACGCGCTCTCGGTAAACTCCTATATCCAAAGTTCCTGGCGCTGTATTAATGGTGGAAGTCAGATTACAAAGCAACTGCTGAAACAGTTAAAAAAACACGGTGGAGAATTTTACAAACACAAAGAAGTTATTCATTTTCCTGTTGAAAACAACAAGGTCACATCGGTAAAAATGAAGGACGGAACAGAAGTTTCGGGTACCTATTTTATTTCAAACATTGAACCGAAAACTACCTTGAAAATGGTCGGGGAAGAAAATTTCAGAAAGTCGTTTTACAGCAGGATTCAAAGTCTGGAAGGTGTTATTTCTGCCTTTAGTCTTTATATTGTTTTCAAGCCAAAAAGTTTCAAATACATCAACCATAATTATTATCATTTTAAGAACAGCCAGGAAGTCTGGACCGCTCATGAGTATGATGAAAATTCATGGCCAAAAGCCTATATGGCATCCATGAATGCCTCAGCAAAAGAAGAAGAATGGGCAGACGGGATGACTTTTATTACTTACATGAAATATGATGATGTTTCGCCATGGGTAGATACCCATAATACGATCGTGGACAAAAAAGATCGCGGCGAAAGTTATGAAGAATTTAAAACCCGAAAGGCTGCTGCTTTTTTAGATCAAATCGAAAAGAAATTTACAGGAATCAAAGACTGTATCCAATCCGTTCATACTTCTACGCCACTTTCTTATCGCGATTATATTGGCGGTGATAAAGGCAATATGTACGGTTACGTCAAAGATTCAAATAGTCCGATGAAAACCCTGATTGCCTCCAAAACAAAATTAGACAATCTTTATCTCACAGGTCAAAGCATCAATATGCACGGTGTACTGGGGGTAACAATCGGAGCTGTAGTAACCTGCTCGGAAATTGTAGGCAAAGAATATCTGGTTGACAAAATAAATCAAGAATCTGAATAA
- a CDS encoding 1-acyl-sn-glycerol-3-phosphate acyltransferase, with amino-acid sequence MHHYFYAIHLFVNRRKTLSVVLAVAMLFVFGFFASQIKFEEDITKIIPTNDKSDVTAKVLKQLNFADKITVIFKLEKNGTEEDLTQMATAFSDSVAVSCKPYITGIQGKVDEENIQETIDFVYHNLPLFLDTEDYAAIGNKLQKDSIAATVQGNYKAIISPSGFVTKDFILQDPLGISFIALKKLQQLNVGDDFTLNNGFVMTKDKKKLLLFITSNLPSSETEKNTLFAAKLQSIQDHLNQKFKTKTSISYFGSALIAVANANQIKSDIILTTSIAMITLMLILILFYRKILIPLIIFLPTVFGGLFAVAFLYFIKDQISAISLGIGSILLGITIDYSIHILTHYKHNSDVKTLYKDITMPVIMSSSTTAVAFLCLLFVKSDALNDLGIFAAVIVMSSAFFSLLIVPHLYKPKEHTPEHKKNVIDKLAHFSFHNNKFLIGFCVLITIVCCFTYNDVGFNNDLSQLNFVPKEIKAAEKDLEESTSLTSKTIYVASYGKSMEEVLQNNSRLFAHLAKEKQQQKILNFSSVGGIMLSESAQKQKIDQWNSFWDTHKKQLLQSELVAEGSKLGFKPTTYATFFEHLDYNFKPITPADYLKIQALQLHEFVTEKKGFYTISTLVKVTPEQRDPFIKEAETQKDLIAIDRQQMNETFFSTLKTDFNSLVNYSFVAVILILFFFFRRIELVIVSCIPIVLTGIVTAGIMGIFGIQLNIFSMIVCTLIFGHGVDFSIFMTSALQKEYTTGKNEIAIYRTSIILAVITTILGIGAMIFAHHPALRSISSISLIGVFAALIITFIFYPILFKLFLSNRPKKGNAPFELRSFVHGVLSFAYYGLGGLLMSLFSLIVMPIIPLNEKTKMKGFRYAISKFMKSVLYTNPYIHKKVINNFNENFEKPAIIIANHSSFLDILLVGMLSPKIIFLVNDWVYNSPIFGATVRKAGFYPVSEGLEGGVEHLRQKVNEGYSLMIFPEGTRSESNQIKRFHKGAFYLAEAFNLDILPVLIHGASEAIPKGDFVIHDTTLTVSILERITPDNLSFGKNYTERTKQIGAYFKNEFAKIRQELEGPKYFKKMLLHSYDYKEIEIVNSVKNDLKANLETYHNLNQHLSTKAKILHLSNDYGQLDVLLTLQEPQRKIYSYTKDEEKLAVAKTNYIVSKRKITYLDHFDLTLQDQYDAVLISDENYKNDLEKIVATTSVVILIDASDLKDTLTNFGFNSVLDKDSIIILKKN; translated from the coding sequence ATGCATCACTATTTCTACGCCATTCACTTATTTGTAAACCGAAGAAAAACCCTATCGGTTGTACTGGCTGTTGCGATGCTTTTTGTGTTTGGATTTTTTGCTTCTCAAATTAAATTTGAAGAAGATATTACCAAAATTATTCCGACAAACGACAAATCAGATGTTACGGCAAAAGTGCTTAAACAGCTTAATTTTGCAGATAAAATTACCGTTATTTTCAAACTCGAAAAAAACGGAACCGAAGAAGATTTAACCCAAATGGCAACTGCTTTTTCTGACAGTGTTGCGGTATCCTGTAAGCCTTATATCACCGGAATTCAAGGGAAAGTTGACGAAGAAAACATTCAGGAAACTATCGATTTTGTTTACCACAATCTGCCGCTTTTTCTGGATACTGAAGATTATGCTGCCATCGGGAACAAGCTTCAAAAAGACAGTATTGCGGCGACCGTTCAGGGCAATTATAAAGCAATTATTTCGCCTTCAGGATTTGTGACCAAAGATTTTATTTTACAGGATCCGTTGGGAATTTCTTTTATTGCTTTAAAAAAATTACAACAACTAAACGTTGGGGATGATTTCACCCTCAATAATGGTTTTGTTATGACCAAAGACAAAAAGAAATTATTGCTTTTTATCACCTCCAATCTTCCGTCGAGCGAAACCGAAAAGAATACTCTTTTTGCCGCCAAGCTTCAATCAATTCAGGACCATCTAAATCAGAAATTCAAAACCAAAACTTCGATCAGTTATTTTGGTTCGGCTTTAATTGCGGTTGCCAATGCCAATCAGATTAAAAGCGATATTATTCTGACGACCTCCATCGCGATGATCACTTTGATGTTGATTCTGATTTTGTTTTACCGAAAAATATTGATCCCGTTAATTATTTTTCTGCCAACGGTTTTTGGTGGTCTCTTTGCTGTGGCTTTTCTGTATTTTATAAAAGATCAAATTTCGGCCATCTCCCTCGGAATTGGCTCTATTTTATTGGGAATCACAATTGATTATTCCATTCATATCCTCACCCATTACAAACACAATAGCGATGTAAAAACGTTATACAAAGACATTACAATGCCTGTTATTATGAGTAGTTCAACAACTGCTGTGGCCTTCTTGTGTCTGCTTTTTGTAAAATCTGATGCCTTGAATGATTTGGGAATTTTTGCAGCCGTGATTGTAATGTCTTCTGCTTTTTTCTCGCTCTTAATTGTTCCGCACTTGTACAAACCAAAAGAGCATACTCCTGAGCATAAGAAAAATGTAATCGATAAACTCGCTCATTTCTCCTTTCACAATAATAAATTCTTAATCGGATTTTGTGTTCTCATTACGATTGTTTGCTGCTTTACTTATAATGATGTTGGTTTCAACAATGACTTATCGCAATTAAATTTCGTTCCAAAAGAAATAAAAGCGGCCGAAAAAGACCTCGAAGAAAGCACTAGTCTGACTTCAAAAACCATTTATGTTGCTTCGTACGGGAAAAGTATGGAGGAAGTGCTGCAAAACAACAGCCGTCTTTTTGCTCATTTGGCTAAAGAAAAACAGCAACAGAAAATACTAAATTTCAGTTCTGTCGGCGGTATTATGCTTTCAGAATCTGCTCAAAAACAAAAAATCGATCAATGGAATTCGTTTTGGGATACCCACAAAAAACAACTTTTGCAATCCGAATTAGTTGCCGAAGGTTCCAAATTAGGTTTCAAACCCACAACATACGCGACATTTTTTGAGCATTTAGATTACAATTTCAAACCCATTACACCCGCCGATTATCTAAAAATTCAGGCGTTGCAATTGCATGAATTTGTAACAGAAAAGAAAGGCTTTTATACCATTTCGACCTTAGTAAAAGTAACTCCTGAACAACGTGATCCTTTTATAAAAGAAGCGGAAACTCAAAAAGACCTGATTGCAATTGACCGTCAACAGATGAATGAAACATTCTTTAGCACTTTAAAGACTGATTTTAATTCTCTTGTAAATTATTCTTTTGTGGCTGTAATTCTGATTTTATTTTTCTTTTTCAGAAGAATTGAATTGGTCATCGTAAGCTGTATTCCGATTGTTTTGACCGGAATTGTTACAGCAGGAATTATGGGGATTTTTGGCATTCAGCTAAATATTTTCAGTATGATTGTCTGTACCCTGATTTTTGGTCATGGAGTCGATTTCAGTATTTTCATGACCAGTGCGCTTCAGAAAGAATATACAACCGGAAAAAACGAAATTGCCATCTACAGAACTTCCATTATTCTGGCAGTAATCACAACTATCTTAGGAATTGGTGCGATGATTTTTGCACACCATCCTGCGCTTAGATCTATTTCGTCTATCTCCCTAATTGGGGTTTTTGCCGCACTTATCATCACCTTTATTTTTTATCCGATTCTGTTCAAACTGTTTTTATCGAATCGTCCTAAAAAAGGAAATGCTCCTTTTGAATTGCGCAGTTTTGTTCACGGTGTTTTGTCTTTTGCCTACTATGGACTTGGTGGTCTTTTAATGTCTCTTTTCAGTTTAATCGTGATGCCGATTATTCCGTTAAACGAAAAAACAAAAATGAAAGGCTTTCGATATGCGATTTCAAAATTCATGAAATCGGTGTTGTATACCAATCCATATATTCATAAAAAAGTCATTAACAACTTTAATGAAAATTTTGAAAAACCGGCTATTATTATCGCCAATCATTCTTCTTTTCTTGATATTTTATTGGTGGGAATGCTCAGTCCAAAAATTATATTTTTAGTAAATGACTGGGTTTACAATTCGCCAATCTTTGGTGCGACCGTTCGAAAAGCGGGCTTCTATCCGGTTTCTGAAGGACTCGAAGGCGGTGTTGAACATCTCCGTCAGAAAGTAAACGAAGGCTATTCGTTAATGATTTTCCCGGAAGGAACACGCTCAGAAAGCAATCAGATTAAACGTTTTCACAAAGGTGCTTTTTACCTTGCCGAAGCATTTAATTTAGACATTCTTCCTGTTTTGATTCATGGCGCTTCAGAAGCCATTCCGAAAGGCGATTTTGTAATTCACGACACCACACTTACCGTTTCTATTCTGGAAAGAATTACACCTGATAATCTTTCGTTTGGCAAAAATTACACCGAAAGAACAAAACAAATTGGTGCTTATTTTAAAAACGAATTTGCTAAAATCCGCCAAGAATTAGAAGGCCCGAAATATTTCAAAAAAATGCTTTTGCACAGTTACGATTACAAAGAAATTGAAATCGTAAACAGTGTAAAAAACGATCTGAAGGCCAATTTAGAAACGTATCACAATCTGAACCAACATCTTTCGACGAAGGCTAAAATATTGCATTTATCAAACGATTATGGGCAACTGGATGTTTTGTTGACGCTACAAGAGCCACAACGAAAAATATATTCCTATACTAAAGACGAAGAAAAATTGGCCGTTGCAAAAACCAATTACATCGTTTCAAAAAGAAAAATCACTTATCTGGACCATTTTGATCTGACTTTACAAGATCAATACGATGCTGTTTTAATTTCTGACGAAAACTATAAAAATGACCTTGAGAAAATTGTTGCTACAACTTCTGTCGTTATTTTAATTGATGCTTCCGATTTAAAAGACACTTTGACTAACTTTGGCTTTAATTCGGTTTTAGACAAAGACTCCATAATTATATTAAAGAAAAACTAG